The Candidatus Neomarinimicrobiota bacterium region GAATACAGCCAGCCGTCTTTCAAGCAAGCGTCCGTTTCTTCTTGATCTTTGTAATAACCTAAAAATACGTTTGATCCTTTTAGCATTATTTCGCCATCATCTGCGATTTTCACTTCCGTTCCAGGAAAAGCCGGTCCAACGGATCCGGGTTTGTTATTCCACGGACGATTAAAAGATGTCGGCCCGGATCCTTCAGATTGTCCATATACTTCCACAACCATAATATCCAAACTCGCAAATAGCTTTAAAATATCAGCATTGATTGGAGCTGCACCGGTTACACCAACCTTCAGATTGTTGAGACCGAGCGCATTTTTTACTTTACTGAACAATAGTTTGTTCGCTACATTGTATTTCCATCCGCCACCAGATCCCCCACGGAAAATATCAGCATTGTGTTCCTCTCCTGCTTGCAGAGAAAAGTTGACAATTTTTTCTTTGAGACCGCTCGCTTCGCCAAGCTTTTCTTTAAGACCGGCATAAAATTTTTCCCAAATACGCGGTACTCCGAATAAAATAGAAGGCTTTACTTCCTTCAAATTGTCTAGCACATCCAAAAGTCCGGTAGCAAAATATACTTTCCATCCTGTAATAATAGGTGCATGGATCGTAAACATTTGCTCGGCAATATGTGATAAAGGCAGATACGAAAGCGATGTATTATCCGACGTGAATTTCAACATATCAATCGCCTGACTGGCAGTCCACACCAGATTTTTGTTCGAAAGCATCACTGCTTTTGGCGGACCTGTGGTTCCGGAAGTATAAATAAACGTAGCCGGTTCATTCGCCGATGTATTGCAGTAAAGTTCTTCCACTTTCGTTTTGTCGTTATCCGAGCCGATACCCATAAACGTTTGCCAATCCATATACAAATCATCTGCAATGTCCTCGCACCGGATCATGCCTAACACATGTTTGAGATGGTGAAGATTCCCCCGTTTCGCTGCAACTTTATCCCACTGATCTTTGTTTTCCAAAAGCAATATAGTTGATTCGGAATGATTCAAAATGTAGGCAATTTCTTCAGGTGAATTTGTGGTATAAATGCCGGCGGGAATTGCGCCGATCATAATAGCGGCAAGGTCCATCACTACCCATTCGTAACAGTTGAAACCGAGAATACAAACCGTATCACCTTTACCCATGCCGAGTTTTACCAATCCGGCAGCAGCAGTGTGCACATCACTCGCATATTGACTCCAACTGATGTCGTGCCATTCGCCATCTTTTTTAAACGCTATTCCGGCCACATTTCCTTGT contains the following coding sequences:
- a CDS encoding long-chain fatty acid--CoA ligase, with the protein product MKHPEFENTVTHLFKQAEIQGNVAGIAFKKDGEWHDISWSQYASDVHTAAAGLVKLGMGKGDTVCILGFNCYEWVVMDLAAIMIGAIPAGIYTTNSPEEIAYILNHSESTILLLENKDQWDKVAAKRGNLHHLKHVLGMIRCEDIADDLYMDWQTFMGIGSDNDKTKVEELYCNTSANEPATFIYTSGTTGPPKAVMLSNKNLVWTASQAIDMLKFTSDNTSLSYLPLSHIAEQMFTIHAPIITGWKVYFATGLLDVLDNLKEVKPSILFGVPRIWEKFYAGLKEKLGEASGLKEKIVNFSLQAGEEHNADIFRGGSGGGWKYNVANKLLFSKVKNALGLNNLKVGVTGAAPINADILKLFASLDIMVVEVYGQSEGSGPTSFNRPWNNKPGSVGPAFPGTEVKIADDGEIMLKGSNVFLGYYKDQEETDACLKDGWLYSGDVGKFDDEGFLYITGRKKEILVTSGGKNIAPIPIEQDIREIPAVAQAVMIGDNRHFCTALITLDVGYLLKEKMGVDISNIKPTELLSTLESKGKTVAEFAADPDILSEIQEGVDKVNTMYAQVENIRKFAVLPRDFTMVDDEVTPTFKIKRAKIYTKWSDTIDSLYAE